The following proteins are co-located in the Fusarium verticillioides 7600 chromosome 7, whole genome shotgun sequence genome:
- a CDS encoding alanine-glyoxylate transaminase/(R)-3-amino-2-methylpropionate-pyruvate transaminase has translation MEGRKVRVPRATELSAESPSSSAGFKTYSAAGTASASADRISLVSGHLSSSSYTAASPAQASVSTQARRLSTSTATMSSQPEHATLLIPGPIEFDDEVLKSMGHYSESHVGPGFVNTFGETLTLTRKLFQSTDPSAQPYVISGSGTLGWDIVAANLVEAGENALVLSTGYFGDGFADCLRAYGANVTKLDGEVGGRPQLPEIEKALSEKKYKILTVTHVDTSTGVLSELKNLAATVRRVSPETLVIVDGVCSVACEEIAFDEWGLDGVVTASQKAIGVPAGLSISFFSGRAVAAALENRKTPIPAYFASLKNWTPIMKNYEAKKPSYFATPSPQLIHALHTSLTQILTKPLSERFQGHIEVSNKVKKAVTDLGLKVVATKPEDQAHAMTAIYLPDGIGAADVLPKLAAKGVVFAGGIHKAIAPKYIRFGHMGVSALDPSRNHIEKALSALKDSLFEVGYKA, from the exons ATGGAGGGGAGAAAGGTCCGGGTGCCCCGCGCTACGGAGCTGTCCGCCGAGAgcccctcttcttcggcggGCTTCAAGACGTATTCGGCCGCTGGAACTGCATCTGCGTCGGCCGATAGGATCTCTCTCGTCTCAGGTCActtgtcgtcttcttcttatACCGCGGCTTCTCCTGCTCAAGCCTCAGTTTCTACCCAAGCTCGTCGTCTTTCAACATCCACAGCCACCatgtcttctcaacctgAACACGCTACTCTCCTCATTCCTGGACCCATTGAGTTCGATGATGAGGTCCTCAAGTCCATGGGCCACTACAG TGAGAGCCACGTCGGCCCCGGCTTCGTCAACACCTTCGGCGAGACCCTCACCCTGACCCGCAAGCTATTCCAATCGACCGACCCCTCCGCCCAGCCCTACGTTATCTCCGGTTCCGGTACCCTGGGATGGGATATTGTTGCTGCCAACCTTGTCGAGGCCGGTGAGAACGCCCTCGTTCTCAGCACTGGATactttggtgatggcttcgCCGACTGCCTGCGCGCCTACGGTGCCAACGTCACCAAGCTCGACGGTGAAGTTGGCGGCCGACCTCAGCTCcccgagatcgagaaggctctttccgagaagaagtacaagatCCTCACAGTCACCCACGTCGACACATCGACTGGTGTCCTGAGTGAGCTTAAGAACCTTGCCGCTACTGTCCGCCGTGTCTCCCCCGAGACTCTCGTTATCGTCGATGGTGTCTGCAGTGTTGCCTGTGAGGAGATCGCTTTCGATGAGTGGGGTCTGGATGGTGTTGTTACTGCCAGCCAGAAGGCCATTGGTGTTCCCGCtggtctctccatctcattcttcagCGGCCGAGCTGTCGccgctgctcttgagaaccGCAAGACTCCCATTCCCGCTTACTTTGCCTCCCTGAAGAACTGGACACCTATCATGAAGAACtacgaggccaagaagccctCTTACTTCGCTACTCCTTCTCCCCAGCTCATCCACGCCCTCCACACTAGCCTTACTCAGATCCTTACTAAGCCCCTGTCTGAGCGATTCCAGGGCCACATCGAGGTCTccaacaaggtcaagaaggctgttACCGACCTTGGTCTGAAGGTCGTTGCTACTAAACCTGAGGACCAGGCTCACGCCATGACTGCTATTTACCTGCCTGATGGCATTGGCGCTGCTGATGTTCTGCCCAAGTTGGCCGCCAAGGGTGTTGTCTTTGCTGGTGGTATTCACAAGGCTATTGCTCCCAAGTATATCCGATTCGGCCATATGGGAGTCAGCGCT CTTGACCCCAGCCGAAACCACATCGAGAAGGCTCTCAGCGCTCTTAAGGATAGCTTGTTCGAGGTTGGCTACAAGGCTTAG